From one Humulus lupulus chromosome 8, drHumLupu1.1, whole genome shotgun sequence genomic stretch:
- the LOC133795640 gene encoding cytochrome P450 714C2-like, protein MELLYTTLVLVVVISLVIKVFEALIFKPERLRSKLRKQGIRGPQPAILFGNILEMKKARSQVKKPPQGQEIIDHNCSPLLFPSFEQWTKQYGSTFMFSLGNIQYLQMNDSDLMKQITRCTSLDLGKPAHQQKLFGPLLGQGILSSNGAHWVHQRKILSPKFTFDSVKGMMKLMVESGTTLVNTWSSQIEREGGVSDIQVDDYMVGYSKEVISRACFGRNYSKGDQIFLKLRGLEENMTKRALYNGIPLLRYLPSKTNRETKKLEKEVRKLILKAVQERKDEGTQNDDVLQMILEASDVGQEHDVERFVVDNFKTIYLAGYETAAVSAAWTLMLLATNPEWQDKARAEVLEVTRGQSPIDPDMVRKMKTVNMIIHESLRLYPPSLIVTREALENLKFGDINVPKGVHVWIMIASLHQDPEIWGPDAHVFNPQRFANGVSGSCKQPHVFMPFGVGPRVCLGQNFAMAELKILMALLLANFSFSLSPNYRHSPIHKLVVKPEYGMKLLVKKL, encoded by the exons ATGGAGCTGTTGTACACAACCCTTGTATTGGTCGTAGTTATTAGTTTGGTGATCAAAGTTTTCGAAGCTCTGATCTTTAAGCCGGAAAGGCTTCGATCGAAGCTCCGAAAGCAAGGAATCCGAGGGCCACAGCCGGCGATTCTGTTCGGAAACATTCTTGAAATGAAGAAGGCAAGGTCTCAAGTCAAGAAGCCACCACAAGGTCAAGAAATCATTGACCATAATTGCTCTCCTTTGCTCTTTCCATCCTTTGAGCAATGGACTAAACAATATG GTTCAACATTCATGTTCTCACTTGGAAACATACAATATTTGCAAATGAACGATTCTGATTTGATGAAGCAAATAACAAGATGCACTTCTTTAGACTTGGGAAAGCCAGCCCACCAACAGAAACTATTTGGTCCTTTGCTTGGCCAAGGCATTTTGAGCTCCAATGGTGCTCACTGGGTTCACCAGAGAAAAATACTCAGTCCCAAGTTCACTTTTGATAGTGTCaag GGAATGATGAAGTTGATGGTTGAGTCAGGAACGACACTAGTGAACACGTGGAGTAGTCAAATTGAGAGAGAGGGAGGAGTTTCTGATATTCAAGTGGACGACTATATGGTTGGTTACTCCAAAGAAGTGATCTCAAGAGCATGTTTTGGAAGAAACTATTCCAAAGGGGACCAGATTTTCTTGAAGCTTAGAGGACTTGAAGAGAACATGACTAAGAGAGCTTTATATAATGGAATTCCCTTATTGAG ATATCTCCCTTCAAAGACCAACAGAGAAACAAAGAAACTTGAAAAAGAGGTTCGTAAGTTAATCCTAAAGGCGGTACAAGAAAGAAAAGACGAAGGAACTCAAAACGACGACGTATTGCAAATGATACTAGAAGCTAGTGATGTAGGGCAAGAACATGATGTTGAACGATTTGTTGTGGACAATTTCAAGACCATATACTTAGCTGGGTATGAGACAGCTGCAGTTTCTGCAGCATGGACACTGATGTTGCTGGCTACGAATCCAGAATGGCAAGACAAAGCAAGAGCTGAGGTCTTGGAAGTCACTCGTGGCCAAAGCCCTATTGATCCAGACATGGTTCGCAAGATGAAAACA GTGAATATGATAATTCACGAGTCTTTGCGCCTCTACCCTCCATCACTAATTGTGACTAGAGAAGCATTAGAAAATTTGAAGTTTGGTGATATTAATGTGCCTAAAGGGGTCCATGTTTGGATCATGATAGCCTCACTTCACCAAGATCCTGAGATTTGGGGACCTGACGCTCATGTGTTTAATCCACAAAGGTTCGCCAATGGAGTGAGTGGTTCATGCAAACAACCCCATGTCTTCATGCCATTCGGCGTTGGGCCTCGTGTGTGTTTGGGACAGAATTTCGCCATGGCTGAGCTCAAAATCCTTATGGCTCTTCTTTTGGCCAATTTCTCATTCTCTTTGTCTCCCAACTACAGGCACTCGCCGATTCACAAACTGGTGGTCAAGCCTGAGTATGGAATGAAATTACTCGTTAAGAAGCTTTga